A window of Streptomyces sp. DG1A-41 contains these coding sequences:
- a CDS encoding branched-chain amino acid ABC transporter permease: MNTLPQQLANGLLLGSMYGLIAIGYTMVYGIVQLINFAHGEIFMTGAFGALTVYFYILPDGTSMALAVPLMLLGGALVAILIAVGAERFAYRPLRGAPRLAPLITAIGLSLALQEVVRNFYPGADRARAFPGLDATHDIGSVTIKDADIFLILAAVICMAALAFFVRRSRTGRAMQATAQDPDTAQLMGIDTNRIIVIAFAIGGFFAAVAAVAYGLKYGNVDYRMGFLMGLKAFTAAVLGGIGNIYGAMLGGVVLGIAETLASAYIDEIPGMHLFGGGSWKDVWAFCLLIIVLLVRPQGLLGERVADRA, from the coding sequence GTGAACACCCTGCCGCAGCAGCTGGCCAACGGGCTGCTTCTCGGCTCGATGTACGGGCTGATAGCCATCGGCTACACGATGGTCTACGGCATCGTCCAGCTCATCAACTTCGCGCACGGCGAGATCTTCATGACCGGAGCGTTCGGCGCCCTCACGGTCTACTTCTACATCCTCCCCGACGGCACCTCGATGGCCCTCGCCGTACCCCTGATGCTCCTCGGCGGCGCCCTCGTGGCCATCCTCATCGCCGTCGGAGCGGAACGGTTCGCCTACCGGCCACTGCGCGGAGCACCACGACTGGCACCGCTCATCACGGCCATCGGCCTCTCCCTGGCGCTCCAGGAGGTCGTCCGCAACTTCTACCCCGGCGCCGACCGCGCCCGCGCCTTCCCCGGCCTCGACGCCACCCACGACATCGGCTCCGTCACCATCAAGGACGCCGACATCTTCCTCATCCTCGCCGCCGTCATCTGCATGGCCGCCCTCGCCTTCTTCGTGCGCCGCAGCCGCACCGGCCGCGCCATGCAGGCCACCGCGCAGGACCCCGACACCGCACAGCTGATGGGCATCGACACCAACCGCATCATCGTCATCGCCTTCGCCATCGGCGGCTTCTTCGCCGCCGTCGCCGCCGTCGCCTACGGCCTCAAGTACGGCAACGTCGACTACCGCATGGGCTTCCTCATGGGCCTCAAGGCGTTCACCGCGGCCGTCCTCGGCGGCATTGGCAACATCTACGGCGCCATGCTCGGCGGCGTCGTCCTCGGCATCGCCGAGACCCTCGCCTCCGCCTACATCGACGAGATCCCCGGTATGCACCTCTTCGGCGGTGGCTCCTGGAAGGACGTCTGGGCCTTCTGCCTGCTCATCATCGTCCTTCTCGTCAGGCCCCAGGGCCTGCTCGGCGAACGCGTCGCGGACAGGGCGTGA
- a CDS encoding branched-chain amino acid ABC transporter permease, which translates to MTDTTKTTPAARGLIPLPRAAARALLLAGGIATAATAFLAWTWTDEFPGDLTINGYPGGLQWLTFAAGLLTALFALALYGVRGTGWLLPARNNAPLTLAALGSFGTTWFTVIAISVELGGVVNLEPGAWAAAIASLLPVLGAFALPQQGIGQDSTRESLKAYIAKPDAIPAPQPLSPWLERAAITLATILGLAVFTYGIDTAYGELFIGYLIVVVFFVWAMHTAGLMDRFSRLVAHNRSFTLAMGFLAAIAFPFTQTDDHYANIGVNILIFGTVALGLNIVVGLAGLLDLGYVAFLGVGAYTAALVSGSEFSTFSGVQFPFWAAALTGAAASLIFGVLIGAPTLRLRGDYLAIVTLGFGEIFRIAVNNMDGDSGPDVTNGPNGIPSIPDLNMFGFNFGQAHDIGGFTLGRFANYYLLMVLIMAIVVLVYTRAADSRIGRSWIAIREDETAATAMGINGFRVKLVAFALGAALAGLAGTVSAHVTYSVVPTPYQFAGSTPPNSAFLLAAVVLGGMGTVAGPLLGAALLYLLPEKLVFLQDKSLLAFGIALILLMRFRPEGIIANRRRQLEFHETGQLDVPKQTTLTDEPAVTKAGA; encoded by the coding sequence ATGACCGACACCACCAAGACCACCCCCGCCGCCCGCGGACTCATCCCGCTCCCCCGCGCCGCGGCCCGCGCGCTCCTCCTCGCCGGAGGCATCGCCACCGCCGCCACCGCCTTCCTCGCCTGGACCTGGACCGACGAGTTCCCCGGCGACCTCACCATCAACGGCTACCCCGGCGGCCTGCAATGGCTCACCTTCGCCGCCGGCCTCCTCACCGCCCTCTTCGCCCTCGCCCTCTACGGCGTCCGCGGCACCGGCTGGCTCCTGCCCGCCCGCAACAACGCCCCCCTCACCCTCGCGGCCCTCGGCAGCTTCGGCACCACCTGGTTCACCGTCATCGCCATCAGCGTCGAACTCGGCGGCGTCGTCAACCTCGAACCCGGCGCCTGGGCAGCGGCCATCGCCTCCCTGCTGCCCGTCCTGGGCGCCTTCGCCCTCCCCCAACAGGGCATCGGCCAGGACAGCACCAGGGAAAGCCTGAAGGCGTACATCGCCAAGCCCGACGCGATCCCCGCACCCCAGCCCCTCTCCCCCTGGCTGGAACGCGCCGCCATCACCCTCGCCACCATCCTCGGCCTCGCCGTCTTCACCTACGGCATCGACACCGCGTACGGCGAACTCTTCATCGGCTACCTCATCGTCGTCGTCTTCTTCGTCTGGGCCATGCACACCGCCGGCCTCATGGACCGCTTCTCCCGCCTCGTCGCCCACAACCGCAGCTTCACGCTCGCCATGGGCTTCCTCGCGGCGATAGCGTTCCCCTTCACCCAGACCGACGACCACTACGCCAACATCGGCGTCAACATCCTGATCTTCGGGACCGTCGCCCTCGGCCTCAACATCGTCGTCGGCCTCGCCGGCCTCCTCGACCTCGGATACGTCGCCTTCCTCGGCGTCGGCGCCTACACCGCCGCCCTGGTCTCCGGCTCCGAGTTCTCCACCTTCTCCGGCGTCCAGTTCCCCTTCTGGGCCGCCGCCCTCACCGGCGCCGCCGCCTCCCTGATCTTCGGCGTCCTCATCGGCGCCCCGACCCTGCGGCTGCGCGGCGATTACCTCGCCATCGTCACCCTCGGCTTCGGAGAGATCTTCCGCATCGCCGTCAACAACATGGATGGCGACTCCGGCCCCGACGTCACCAACGGGCCCAACGGCATCCCGTCCATCCCCGACCTGAACATGTTCGGGTTCAACTTCGGCCAGGCCCACGACATCGGCGGATTCACCCTCGGCCGATTCGCCAACTACTACCTGCTGATGGTCCTCATCATGGCCATCGTGGTCCTGGTGTACACGCGTGCGGCGGACTCCCGCATCGGCCGCTCCTGGATCGCCATCCGCGAGGACGAGACCGCCGCCACCGCCATGGGCATCAACGGCTTCCGCGTCAAACTCGTCGCCTTCGCCCTCGGCGCCGCCCTCGCCGGCCTCGCCGGCACCGTCAGCGCCCACGTCACCTACAGCGTGGTCCCCACGCCGTACCAGTTCGCCGGCTCCACCCCGCCCAACTCCGCGTTCCTCCTGGCCGCGGTCGTCCTCGGCGGCATGGGCACGGTCGCCGGACCGCTCCTCGGCGCGGCCCTGCTCTACCTGCTCCCCGAGAAGCTGGTCTTCCTCCAGGACAAGTCGCTCCTCGCCTTCGGCATCGCGCTCATCCTGCTGATGCGCTTCCGCCCCGAAGGCATCATCGCCAACCGCCGGCGCCAGCTCGAATTCCACGAGACCGGCCAACTCGACGTACCCAAACAGACCACGCTGACCGACGAACCGGCCGTCACCAAGGCGGGGGCGTAA
- a CDS encoding ABC transporter ATP-binding protein: protein MTTPVLEARDVTMRFGGLTAVRSVDFTVNAGEIVGLIGPNGAGKTTFFNCLTGLYVPTEGTVSYKGTVLPPKPHLVTQAGIARTFQNIRLFANMTVLENVLVGRHTRTKEGLWSALLRGPGFKKAERASEERAMELLEFIGLAHKRDHLARNLPYGEQRKLEIARALASEPGLLLLDEPTAGMNPQETRATEELVFAIRDKGVAVLLIEHDMRFVFNLCDRVAVLVQGEKLVEGTSEVVQADERVIAAYLGEPFEGDPGEAEAAEVEAAEAAAADAPSTASSTKGEAK from the coding sequence ATGACGACACCTGTACTCGAAGCCCGCGACGTCACGATGCGCTTCGGCGGCCTCACCGCCGTCCGCTCCGTCGACTTCACGGTCAACGCCGGCGAGATCGTCGGCCTCATCGGCCCCAACGGCGCCGGCAAGACCACCTTCTTCAACTGCCTCACCGGCCTGTACGTCCCGACCGAGGGCACGGTCTCCTACAAGGGCACCGTCCTGCCGCCCAAACCCCACCTGGTCACCCAGGCCGGCATCGCCCGGACCTTCCAGAACATCCGCCTGTTCGCCAACATGACGGTCCTGGAAAACGTCCTCGTCGGCCGCCACACGCGGACGAAGGAAGGACTGTGGTCAGCCCTCCTGCGCGGCCCCGGCTTCAAGAAGGCCGAACGCGCCAGCGAGGAACGCGCCATGGAACTCCTCGAGTTCATCGGCCTCGCCCACAAGCGCGACCACCTCGCCCGCAACCTCCCCTACGGCGAACAGCGCAAGCTGGAGATCGCACGCGCCCTGGCCTCCGAGCCCGGCCTGCTCCTGCTCGACGAGCCCACGGCCGGCATGAACCCCCAGGAGACACGGGCCACCGAAGAACTCGTCTTCGCCATCCGCGACAAGGGCGTCGCCGTCCTCCTCATCGAGCACGACATGCGCTTCGTCTTCAACCTCTGCGACCGCGTCGCCGTCCTCGTCCAGGGCGAGAAGCTCGTCGAAGGCACCTCCGAAGTCGTCCAGGCCGACGAACGCGTCATCGCCGCCTACCTCGGCGAACCCTTCGAAGGCGACCCCGGAGAGGCCGAAGCCGCGGAGGTCGAAGCAGCCGAGGCCGCGGCCGCCGACGCGCCCAGCACCGCCAGCAGCACCAAGGGAGAAGCCAAGTGA
- a CDS encoding ABC transporter ATP-binding protein produces MTALLEVEDLRVSYGKIEAVKGISFSVEAGQVVTLIGTNGAGKTTTLRTLSGLLKPTSGKIVFDGKPLTGVPAHKIVSLGLAHSPEGRHIFPRLTIAENLQLGAFLRKDKEGIEKDIQRAYDLFPILGERRKQAAGTLSGGEQQMLAMGRALMSQPKLLMLDEPSMGLSPIMMQKIMATISELKSQGTTILLVEQNAQAALSLADQGHVMEVGNVVLSGTGQDLLHDESVRKAYLGED; encoded by the coding sequence GTGACCGCACTCCTCGAGGTCGAAGACCTCCGGGTCTCCTACGGCAAGATCGAAGCCGTCAAAGGCATCTCCTTCAGCGTCGAGGCCGGCCAGGTCGTCACCCTCATCGGCACCAACGGCGCCGGCAAGACGACCACGCTGCGCACGCTGTCCGGCCTGCTGAAGCCCACCTCCGGAAAGATCGTCTTCGACGGCAAGCCCCTGACCGGGGTCCCCGCCCACAAGATCGTCTCACTGGGCCTCGCCCACTCCCCCGAAGGCCGGCACATCTTCCCCCGCCTCACCATCGCGGAGAACCTCCAGCTCGGCGCGTTCCTCCGCAAGGACAAGGAAGGCATCGAGAAGGACATCCAGCGCGCCTACGACCTCTTCCCCATCCTCGGGGAACGCCGTAAGCAAGCCGCGGGAACCCTCTCCGGCGGCGAGCAGCAGATGCTCGCCATGGGCCGCGCCCTGATGTCCCAGCCCAAGCTCCTCATGCTCGACGAGCCCTCCATGGGCCTCTCGCCGATCATGATGCAGAAGATCATGGCCACGATCTCCGAGCTGAAGTCCCAGGGCACGACCATCCTGCTCGTCGAACAGAACGCCCAGGCGGCGCTCTCGCTCGCCGACCAGGGCCACGTCATGGAAGTCGGCAACGTCGTCCTCTCCGGGACGGGGCAGGACCTGCTGCACGACGAGTCGGTGCGGAAGGCGTACCTCGGCGAGGACTGA